A DNA window from Vigna unguiculata cultivar IT97K-499-35 chromosome 10, ASM411807v1, whole genome shotgun sequence contains the following coding sequences:
- the LOC114167636 gene encoding uncharacterized protein At5g41620-like has translation MERREDKRGGLMVEKLREGVLVGKKGGPSTPPPTWRLELPSQYNGSDNVQEFLNFPTSSLSARKLCANLWELLPHQQQHTPPVKMNKLGTNLSRRRRNRRRLRHPKDTASEVNNTQLAEPPDTPSGSDQPASSSSSRSVAASFVRHRTSVRNGCDLQPASPACYSSSSEEAASYTCAVTPKSSVDFKGRNEESRYNLKTSTELLKVLNRIWSLEEQQASSMSVVKTLKTELDRSQARIKELTRDKQMNRQEMQNLIQQLTVDKLIRKNKEHGRIKAAVQSIKEELEDERRLRQHSESLHRKLAREISEVKSSFSGCLRNLERERKARILLENLCDEFAKGIRDYEQEVHSLRRSSEKGQIQVKGNNNNNNSLDRLILHISEAWLDERMQMKLAQSDSDLIERNSIVDKLGFDIETFLHARRSVDLKKYGYSSPKELTEIHPCEHSLEGGSAPQNMGLEDSIDDFFEPKRANGEGLHKLSSSLQSNMDKNMSYDTERFFVHRKSSEMGEDNIALLNEDAKHDQQESDRPWILRMNSSHRPDILVGNSSLSSEGDKIYPDSICKEDYSVHSAVTTTGSPGKLWKPKFSVSDYDKPESCSSKLPAGVKENTLMAKLLEARLEAQRSRCRASKSTS, from the exons ATGGAGAGGAGAGAGGATAAAAGAGGTGGATTAATGGTGGAAAAGTTGAGGGAAGGGGTTTTGGTGGGGAAAAAGGGAGGGCCTAGTACTCCACCACCCACATGGAGACTTGAGCTTCCATCGCAGTACAATGGCAGTGACAACGTTCAAGAGTTTCTAAATTTTCCAACTTCTTCTCTTTCGGCCAGAAAGCTCTGTGCCAACCTCTGGGAACTTCTGCCCCACCAACAGCAACACACCCCACCTGTCAAAATGAACAAGCTTGGCACCAACCTCAGCCGCCGCCGCCGTAACCGCCGCCGTCTCCGCCACCCTAAGGACACAGCTTCCGAAGTGAACAACACCCAATTGGCTGAGCCTCCAGACACCCCTTCCGGTTCTGATCAG CCAGCATCATCCAGTAGTTCAAGATCTGTTGCAGCATCATTTGTTCGACACCGTACATCAGTAAGAAATGGCTGTGATTTACAGCCTGCATCCCCTGCTTGTTACAGTAGTAGCTCAGAGGAA GCAGCATCATATACATGTGCAGTAACCCCCAAAAGCTCGGTAGATTTCAAAGGTAGGAATGAAGAGTCAAGGTACAACCTTAAAACATCCACAGAATTACTTAAGGTACTCAACCGTATTTGGAGCCTTGAAGAACAGCAGGCATCAAGCATGTCAGTGGTGAAAACTTTGAAAACTGAACTAGACCGCTCTCAGGCACGGATAAAGGAGTTGACACGAGACAAGCAGATGAATAGGCAAGAAATGCAGAACTTAATACAGCAGCTGACAGTGGACAAACTTATTAGGAAGAACAAAGAACATGGTAGAATTAAAGCTGCTGTTCAATCAATCAAGGAGGAgctagaagatgagaggaggTTAAGGCAGCATTCTGAAAGCCTGCATAGGAAACTGGCTAGGGAAATTTCTGAAGTGAAGTCTTCCTTCTCTGGTTGTTTGAGAAATcttgaaagagagagaaaagctAGGATTCTTTTGGAGAATCTGTGTGATGAGTTTGCCAAAGGAATACGAGATTATGAACAAGAGGTACATTCTCTTAGGAGGAGTTCTGAGAAGGGTCAGATTCAGGTTAAagggaataataataataataatagcctTGATAGGCTTATACTTCATATTTCAGAAGCTTGGCTTGATGAGCGCATGCAGATGAAGCTGGCTCAATCTGACAGTGATCTCATAGAGAGAAATTCAATTGTTGACAAGTTAGGTTTTGATATTGAGACATTCCTTCATGCTAGAAGATCAGTTGATTTGAAAAAATATGGTTACTCCTCACCAAAGGAGCTCACTGAGATTCACCCTTGTGAGCATTCATTGGAGGGTGGAAGTGCACCTCAAAATATGGGTCTGGAAGATTCCATTGATGACTTTTTTGAACCAAAAAGGGCTAATGGTGAAGGACTTCACAAACTTAGTTCAAGCCTGCAATCAAACATGGACAAGAACATGTCATATGATACTGAGAGATTTTTTGTGCATAGGAAATCAAGTGAAATGGGAGAAGACAACATTGCTCTACTGAATGAAGATGCAAAACATGATCAACAAGAGAGTGATAGACCCTGGATCCTGAGAATGAACTCAAGTCACCGGCCAGATATTCTGGTTGGAAACAGTTCCTTGTCATCAGAGGGTGATAAGATTTATCCTGATAGTATTTGCAAGGAAGATTATTCTGTCCACTCTGCAGTTACAACTACTGGTAGTCCTGGAAAACTGTGGAAACCTAAGTTTTCTGTTTCAGATTATGACAAGCCTGAATCTTGTTCTTCCAAATTGCCTGCGGGAGTAAAGGAAAACACATTGATGGCAAAACTCCTCGAAGCAAGATTAGAGGCACAGAGATCTCGCTGTAGAGCCAGCAAAAGCACTTCTTGA